TGCGTTCTGCTTGACGGATTTTGCGTTGTAATTCCTTCTGTTCCTCTTGGGAAAGATGATTAGAGTTTTTTTTCTGTTCTTTTTGCTTAGTTTCTTTTACTTTTTGAGCTTCTGTTTGACTAGCAGCATTTTCTTTTGCTTCTGCATCTCGTTTTTGCTTCCAGTATTTAAACTCATCATACGTACCAGGATACTCTTTAATTTTTCCATCTTCTATCCACCAAATTTTATTAGCTGTTTCTTGAATAAAATGACGGTTGTGAGAAACCACTATACACGTTCCTTCATAATTATTGACTGCCTCAATCAGAATATCGACAGACTTCATATCCAAGTGGTTGGTAGGCTCATCAAGTAGTAGGAAGTTAGCTTCTGAAAGTAACATTTTTGCCAGCGCAACTCTTGATTTTTCTCCACCTGAAAGAACACGAATTTTCTTAAAAATATCATCTCCAGCAAATAAGAAACAACCCAAAACAGCTCTTAGCTCTGCTTCTGTTCGGTCTGCTCCTGCGCTGCGAAGTTCGTCTAAAAGGTCATTGTCTAAATGTAAGGCTTCTAGTTGGTGCTGTGCATAGAAAGATTGCCTAACGTTGTGTCCTCGTTTTAACTCGCCTCCGTTGTAGCTCTCTGCATCTGCTAAAAGTCTTAAAACGGTAGATTTTCCCTTTCCATTTGCTCCGATTAAGGCAATTTTGTCGCCTCGTTCTATCATGGCTTCAGTTTCCTCCAAAATTTTGAGGTCGCCATAACTTTTAGAAACTTCATCTAATTCAGCAACCACTTTTCCAGACGGTTGTTTGAAGGTAAAACGCATTCGCATTCCAGCCGTATCTTCTTCAACGGCTTCAATGCGTTCCATTTTTTCAAGTTGTTTTACTCTTGATTGCGCCTGTTTAGCTTTAGTTGCCTTTGCCTTAAAACGCTCAATAAAACGCTCAGTTTCTCTAATTTTTTGTTGCTGATTTTCGTAGGCTTTTTGCTGAATATCGGCTCTCAATGCTTTTTCTTCTCTATAAAAATCATAATTTCCAGAGTAGCGAACCAAATCTTGCCCCCATACTTCCACAATAACATTACAACAGTTATTTAAAAAGTCTTGATCGTGTGAAACAATCATTATCGAACCTTCATAATTATTCAAATAACTTTCTAACCACTCAATAGATGGCAAATCTAAGTGGTTAGTAGGCTCATCTAGCATCAAAAGTGCAGGTTTTTGCAAAAGTAGCTTGGCAAGCATCACACGCATACGCCAACCTCCCGAAAACTGCGCTAGTGGTTTAGTAAGGTCAGCCGTTTTGAAACCCAAACCTTCCAAAATTTCTTCTGCTCTAGCTTGAATAGAATATCCTCCTAAAGTTTCAAATTCGGTTTGAAGCTTGGCAAGTTCATCTAAAAGTTTATCGTTGTAATCAGTTTCAATTTTAGATAAAATCTTATTGATGCGTGCCGAAAGTTCGTTTTCACGCTCAAAGGCTTGCATTGCCACATTGATAATCGGTTCGTGGCTTTCATAGGAAAGCAAGTCTTGATTCAAAAAACCAAGTGTACAGTCTTTAGACTTACTAATATCGCCTTCATCTGGCGTATATTCGCCATTAATAAGACGCAAAAGGGTAGATTTGCCTGTTCCGTTTGCTCCAATTAGCCCAATGCGTTCTTTGGGTTTGATGTGCAATGAAGCCTCAAAATAAATAGGGCGGTCGGCAAAATAAAACGAGAGATTGTTGATACTAAGCATAATCTACAAAATTACGATAGTTTGGTGGTAAAACAAAGTTGTTTTTGTTTTATAAAATTCAATTCTATCTAAGGTTATTCACTCTTATTGTCATGAGTATGTCTAATAACTCATAGTATTGTACTCTGTTTTTTTCTTTTACAGGATTTGTTCCATCTCCATAAAGAAATATCATATCATTTTGAAAAACAGCTCCTTTTGCTGCTAATTGAGACATAATCTTTCCTGTAATCTCTAAGTCTAATTCTATTGGTAATTTTTTTTCTAAATAATCATTAGAAATCGTACAAAAAGATAAAGGTTTGTACTCTCTATTTAGAACATGATACTTGCCATTTTCAAGTCTTTTGATGCAGTAAGGCATACACACTGCTCTAAAATCAAATAAAGCCATATAATAATTAAGATTGAGTTTTTTTTAATGTTTAAGTTAAAATCCAATTTTGTGATAAATTTTCTCCATTGGTATTTCACATTCTCCAATCAAAACATCATCATTTTCAGAATAGGTTTTGACTTTGAATTCATTTTTTTCGTCTTTTGTATAAGTTATAACTAGCTTTCGTTCACTACTTACAATGACATATTGATTCAAGCTTTTTAGCTTTAAATAACACTTCATTTTTTCTCCCATATCGTACTCTGCTGTACCTTTTGACAAAACTTCTATAATAATTTGAGGATTTGTAATCGCCTCTGTCCTGCCTTTTACTTTTTTTGTAAACTCTGGTTCTTCACAGATTACAACTACATCTGGATAGACATATTTTTTACACTCTTCTAAATAAACTAGCATATCATTGCCTAATACATTGCAATTTTCATATTCTAAACAGTTTCCTATGTGGCGCACTAAATTTGAAGTGATTTGATTGTGAACAAGTGTTGCCCCTGCCATCGCCACAACTTCTCCTGCATGATACTCGCTTTTAGTTTCTGCTATTAGCTCATTTTTTAAATATTCTTCTTCTGAAATAAATTCCGTTTTATTCTTTTTATTTTTTCTGATTTTTGGCAGCGTATCTTTTGCTTTTTTTGTTGTACTCATAATTCTACTCTATTGTTTTGTGTAATTTTGCTTTCTATAAAAATACAATAGTTTAAGCTCAAAACAAAGCAGCCTTGAAATGCTTTTTCTTATACTTCAAGAAGGTAAAAAAGATTAACTCATACAAAATAAAAAACTGACCCAAATAGTATTTTTAGGTCAGTAGAATAGTTTTTATGCTTCAATATGATGAAAGGTCTGTTTCAATACATTTTCCATATTTGGGAGCTCTACCATATTTGGTCCGTCAGAGAGTGCTTTGTCTGGGTTAGGGTGTGTTTCCATGAAAAATCCTTTTACCCCCATTGCAGCAGCAGCTTTTGAGAAATATGGAATATATTCTCTGTTTCCTCCAGTTGTTCCATTGTTGGCACTTGGTTTCTGCACTGAATGCGTTACGTCCATCACAACAGGATAACCCATCTCTTTCATATCAATGATATTTCTAAAATCTACTACTAAATTGTGGTTTCCAAAACTTGTCCCACGCTCAGTAAGCAAAATTTGTTTGTTTCCTGTGCTTTCTACTTTTTTAGCTGGATACTCCATATCACGCCCAGTCAGAAACTGAGCTTTCTTGATGTTTACAATTTTTCCAGTTTCACCAGATTTTATGAGTAAATCAGTTTGGCGACACAAAAATGCAGGAATTTGAAGAATATCCACTACTTGTGCAGCAATTTCAGCTTGATAGGCTTCGTGAATATCTGTTGTGATAGGAATTTGAAATTTGTCTTTAATTTTAGCTAAGGCTTCTAATCCTTTTTCTAACCCTGGTCCTCGGAACGATTCCATTGAGGTACGATTGGCTTTGTCGAAAGAGGCTTTAAAAATGTAGAGAAACCCCATTTTTTCAGAGAGTTTGACCATGTGTTCGGCAACTTCGAATAAAAGTTCTTCATTTTCAATTACACAAGGACCAGCAATAAGGAAAGTTTCTTTTTGTAGGCGTTCGTAGAGTGTCATAGTATGTTGTTTTAGGAATAAACAGAATTACTACAAAAATACAAACTCTTATGTAAACTTTACATTATCAATATTCCCACAAAGTTCCCTCAAACTCTATCAAATGTTCTTCATATTGAATACATTTCAAGGCTGCCTCTCTTTTGTTGTCATATTTATCTTCAAAATATTCGTCTCCAAAATTATCATATTTGACAACATAGCCATGGAAAAAACGAGCATCGATAAGCGTTTCTAAGTTG
The DNA window shown above is from Bernardetia sp. and carries:
- the kdsA gene encoding 3-deoxy-8-phosphooctulonate synthase, translated to MTLYERLQKETFLIAGPCVIENEELLFEVAEHMVKLSEKMGFLYIFKASFDKANRTSMESFRGPGLEKGLEALAKIKDKFQIPITTDIHEAYQAEIAAQVVDILQIPAFLCRQTDLLIKSGETGKIVNIKKAQFLTGRDMEYPAKKVESTGNKQILLTERGTSFGNHNLVVDFRNIIDMKEMGYPVVMDVTHSVQKPSANNGTTGGNREYIPYFSKAAAAMGVKGFFMETHPNPDKALSDGPNMVELPNMENVLKQTFHHIEA
- the abc-f gene encoding ribosomal protection-like ABC-F family protein: MLSINNLSFYFADRPIYFEASLHIKPKERIGLIGANGTGKSTLLRLINGEYTPDEGDISKSKDCTLGFLNQDLLSYESHEPIINVAMQAFERENELSARINKILSKIETDYNDKLLDELAKLQTEFETLGGYSIQARAEEILEGLGFKTADLTKPLAQFSGGWRMRVMLAKLLLQKPALLMLDEPTNHLDLPSIEWLESYLNNYEGSIMIVSHDQDFLNNCCNVIVEVWGQDLVRYSGNYDFYREEKALRADIQQKAYENQQQKIRETERFIERFKAKATKAKQAQSRVKQLEKMERIEAVEEDTAGMRMRFTFKQPSGKVVAELDEVSKSYGDLKILEETEAMIERGDKIALIGANGKGKSTVLRLLADAESYNGGELKRGHNVRQSFYAQHQLEALHLDNDLLDELRSAGADRTEAELRAVLGCFLFAGDDIFKKIRVLSGGEKSRVALAKMLLSEANFLLLDEPTNHLDMKSVDILIEAVNNYEGTCIVVSHNRHFIQETANKIWWIEDGKIKEYPGTYDEFKYWKQKRDAEAKENAASQTEAQKVKETKQKEQKKNSNHLSQEEQKELQRKIRQAERNLENIEKEINKLEGDIKELEKELALPSTYEDPEKTEKLTKKHASLKKSLEARTSEWEDAMLEVEELK
- a CDS encoding Uma2 family endonuclease — its product is MSTTKKAKDTLPKIRKNKKNKTEFISEEEYLKNELIAETKSEYHAGEVVAMAGATLVHNQITSNLVRHIGNCLEYENCNVLGNDMLVYLEECKKYVYPDVVVICEEPEFTKKVKGRTEAITNPQIIIEVLSKGTAEYDMGEKMKCYLKLKSLNQYVIVSSERKLVITYTKDEKNEFKVKTYSENDDVLIGECEIPMEKIYHKIGF